CGGCCACCTGAACAGGCGTGACTTTGGGGCGCGGTAGGTTCGGGTTCTCGCCCGGCGCCGTTTTAATGTGTATCAGAGTCAGCTCATTGCCAGCGAGCGCCTGCTTTAGCTGCGCCGCAAATTCAGCGATCGTCGCACAGCGATAGACCTGAGGGTAGCCGCACGCGTGCGCGACGAGGCTTAGGTCAGCTGTACCCGAAACCGTTGCCTGCGCACCGGTAGAGTCGTGCACTTCGTTATCGAGCAGAACATGCACGAGGTTTTGTGGCCTCTCAAAGCCGAGCGTCGCCGCCGAGCCCATGCGCATGAGGTATGCACCGTCGCCGTCGAGCGCGATCACCTTGCGGTCAGTTTTCGCACGCGCGATACCCAGCGCAAAACTTGAAATACAACCCATCGAACCTACCATGTAGAGCTGGTTCTCAAGGTCAGAGAGCGCATAGAGCGCCCTGCCGGTAAAGCCGGTTGTGGCCACCACTGCGTGGGGTTTCACCGCCTGTTTCTGCACCTCGGCGAGCACTTCACCACGGGTTGGTCGCGCCAAGGCGGCATCTTGCCACGCCGCGGGCCGCGCGTTGATCGCGCCCTGCGGTTTATTGCCGGCGCGCGTTGTCAACGCATGCGGGGCGACCACATCTTTTTTCATGATCAACCCATAAGGAGTTCCCGTTTTCTGCATGTGTGCGACTGCCCGTGCAAGCACGGGTTTCACTTCGCTTTCTTCTGACGGGAAAAGCTCCCACGGAATGCGCATCAGGTCAAACAGTTCGCCCGTGATCTGGCCCATCAGCTCATGCTGCGGTTCGTCAGCAGGGCCGCCCGGTTCGCCGCGCCACGTCGTAATCACGAGCGACGGAATTTTGAAGATCATGTTGAGCGATGTCAGCGGTGAGACCGTGTTGCCAAAACCTGAGTTCTGAAACATGACGACGCTGCGCCGGCCGGCTATTTCAGCGCCGGCAGCAATGGCCACTGCATCGCCCTCATTGGTTGCGCCGATATAATCGAGGTCGGGAGCGTCGATGACATAGTTAATGAAAGGCTTCAGGTAAGAACACGGAACTCCGGTATAGAGCGAAAAACCCGCAGCCTTCGCTTCTTCGATGAATGTCGATGCTTTGATCATTTAAAAACTACCACCTGCGAGAACGTCTTCGAGGTTGTCGATGTCGAGCCAGCCCGCGCGCGAAGTGTAGACGACGCGCACATCATGGCCTTTTTCGATGATCGTACGCAGCAGGTCAGACATGCGCAGGGTGTTGAATGCCTTGTCTTTTTGTAATTCAGTCAGCACGCTTTGCACGATCGCAGAACCTTTTGCCGAGAGCCGAATAATGCCCGCCCATTCGCCATGGCGTTTGTTTTCTGGCATATCGCTGCCGATACCGGTGAGGCGCACCTCGTGGTAAAACGCTTTGGTCGATTGTGGTTCACTGCACGAAACGTAGTCAGCGTAACGGGCCGAGTTGCGGCTCGTCTGCCAGTCATAGTCGACAACCGCGACGATGTCTGCCTTGTTGTCGATGAGCTCTTGCGCAATGTATTTCTTGAAAAGCACATCGCCATATGAAATGAATACCTCGCCCTGAATCTTGCCCATCGCTTTTGCGAGCGAGCCGAGCTCTTGCGTGCCTGCGAAGTTATCGTTGTCGGCGTAGTCGACATTCAATAGATTAAAAGCTTCTTTTTTGTAGCCACGCACAATCGTGATATCTTTGACGCCGACGCTGCGGTAGCTGTCGACGATGTGCTGCGCGAGCGGTTTGCCGCCAATTGCAACCATTGCCTTCGGCATATCTTTGGTGAGATCGCCCAGTTCTTCGCCGCGTGACGCCGCCAGTACAATGGCGCCCGGCGCGGCTGTTGTCGGCAGATAACGCTTCTCGGCGTCTTCGAGTTCGTCGGCACCCTGAATGCGAAAAACTTCGCCGACCGAAGCGACTTTTTCTTCGACGTTCAGCAGGTTCTGGTCTTTATAGATCGTTGCAGCCGTCTGCTGCATTGCGGTGATGGCAGAGCGCATCAGGTGGTTGGCCCAAATCACGATCGAGAATTTATAATCGCGAAAAACTTCGGTCGGCGTCGCGTAATATTTCGTCGGCACAATCACGACCGGGCTGCGGCCTGCCCATTCTTTCTGAAACGCGAGAATTTCATCAGGTTTTCTGAGCGCGCTGTGAATGAGAATTGCGTCGGCGCCGGCCTTGCGGTATGCGTCAGCGCGCTTGATCGCCTCGCCGAGCCCCCAGCCTGCAATAAATGCCTCGACGCGCGCGACAATGACGAAGTCAGAATCGGTCTGCGCATCTTTACCCGCGCTGATCTTGCCGCAGAATTCTGCGATTTCGGCGAGCGGCTGCTCTGAACCGTTGATGAAACTGTTAGTTTTGGGAAAAAGTTTATCTTCGATGCATACGCCTGCAACGCCGCGCTGTTCGAGCTTGCGCACGAGCCGGCGCATCGAGTTAAAGTTACCGTAACCCGTGTCGCCATCGAGCAGAATCGGCACCTTCGTCGCATCGCTCATGAACTCGGTGACTTCAAGAACCTGTGTCCAGCTGGCTTCGTTATTGTCGCGAACACCGAGCGCGGCAGAAATAGAAAGGCCGCTCGCCCAGATGCCTTTAAACCCGGCTTCTTCGGCGATCTTGGCGCTGAGGCCGTTGTGCGCTTCCATCAGAAATTCGAGTTCTGACGACAGCAGCATATTTTTGAGTTGAGTGGTCTTTTTCAGCATTATAAAGGG
The sequence above is a segment of the Turneriella parva DSM 21527 genome. Coding sequences within it:
- the aepY gene encoding phosphonopyruvate decarboxylase is translated as MIKASTFIEEAKAAGFSLYTGVPCSYLKPFINYVIDAPDLDYIGATNEGDAVAIAAGAEIAGRRSVVMFQNSGFGNTVSPLTSLNMIFKIPSLVITTWRGEPGGPADEPQHELMGQITGELFDLMRIPWELFPSEESEVKPVLARAVAHMQKTGTPYGLIMKKDVVAPHALTTRAGNKPQGAINARPAAWQDAALARPTRGEVLAEVQKQAVKPHAVVATTGFTGRALYALSDLENQLYMVGSMGCISSFALGIARAKTDRKVIALDGDGAYLMRMGSAATLGFERPQNLVHVLLDNEVHDSTGAQATVSGTADLSLVAHACGYPQVYRCATIAEFAAQLKQALAGNELTLIHIKTAPGENPNLPRPKVTPVQVAERFRQYLQG
- the aepX gene encoding phosphoenolpyruvate mutase, with amino-acid sequence MLKKTTQLKNMLLSSELEFLMEAHNGLSAKIAEEAGFKGIWASGLSISAALGVRDNNEASWTQVLEVTEFMSDATKVPILLDGDTGYGNFNSMRRLVRKLEQRGVAGVCIEDKLFPKTNSFINGSEQPLAEIAEFCGKISAGKDAQTDSDFVIVARVEAFIAGWGLGEAIKRADAYRKAGADAILIHSALRKPDEILAFQKEWAGRSPVVIVPTKYYATPTEVFRDYKFSIVIWANHLMRSAITAMQQTAATIYKDQNLLNVEEKVASVGEVFRIQGADELEDAEKRYLPTTAAPGAIVLAASRGEELGDLTKDMPKAMVAIGGKPLAQHIVDSYRSVGVKDITIVRGYKKEAFNLLNVDYADNDNFAGTQELGSLAKAMGKIQGEVFISYGDVLFKKYIAQELIDNKADIVAVVDYDWQTSRNSARYADYVSCSEPQSTKAFYHEVRLTGIGSDMPENKRHGEWAGIIRLSAKGSAIVQSVLTELQKDKAFNTLRMSDLLRTIIEKGHDVRVVYTSRAGWLDIDNLEDVLAGGSF